The following proteins are encoded in a genomic region of Streptomyces collinus Tu 365:
- a CDS encoding ribonuclease J, translated as MSHPHPELKAAPPLAEGGLRVIPLGGLGEIGRNMTVFEHAGKLLIVDCGVLFPEETQPGVDVILPDFTSIRDRLDDIVAVVLTHGHEDHIGGVPYLLRERSDIPVVGSKLTLAFLEAKLKEHGIRPRTVRVREGDRRGFGPFDCEFVAVNHSIPDSLAVAIRTRAGMVLHTGDFKMDQFPLDDRITDLRAFARLGEEGVDLFLTDSTNAEVPGFTTSERELNPAIEQVMRTAPRRVIVSSFASHVHRIQQVLDAAHQHGRKVAFVGRSMVRNMGIARDLGYLKVPSGLVVSTRELEKLPDHKITLVCTGSQGEPMAALSRMANRDHMIRIGKGDTVLLASSLIPGNENAIYRVINGLTRWGAHVVHKGNAKVHVSGHASAGELVYCYNIVKPRNVMPVHGEWRHLRANGDLAIRTGVDADRVVIAEDGVVVDLVDGRASITGKVPAGNVYVDGMEVGGATEASLKDRLTLAAEGVVTVVAIVDADTGALAEAPDFLARGFVHDDTTFETVVPVIEKTLATAAEEGVGDAHQLEQLLARAVANWAFRTHRRKPLIIPVIIDA; from the coding sequence ATGAGCCATCCGCACCCCGAACTCAAAGCCGCCCCGCCCCTTGCCGAAGGAGGGCTGCGGGTCATCCCCTTGGGCGGCCTGGGTGAGATCGGCCGCAACATGACCGTCTTCGAGCATGCGGGCAAGCTGCTCATCGTCGACTGCGGCGTGCTGTTCCCCGAGGAGACCCAGCCCGGCGTGGACGTGATCCTGCCGGACTTCACCTCGATCCGTGACCGGCTGGACGACATCGTGGCCGTGGTCCTCACCCATGGCCACGAGGACCACATCGGCGGCGTGCCCTACCTGCTGCGCGAGCGGTCCGACATCCCCGTCGTCGGCTCCAAGCTCACGCTGGCGTTCCTGGAGGCCAAGCTCAAGGAACACGGCATCCGGCCGCGCACGGTGCGGGTCCGGGAAGGCGACCGGCGGGGTTTCGGGCCCTTCGACTGCGAGTTCGTGGCGGTCAACCACTCCATCCCCGACAGCCTGGCGGTCGCGATCCGCACCCGGGCCGGGATGGTGCTGCACACCGGCGACTTCAAGATGGACCAGTTCCCCCTCGACGACCGCATCACCGATCTGCGTGCCTTCGCCCGCCTGGGCGAGGAGGGCGTGGACCTGTTCCTCACCGACTCCACCAACGCCGAAGTACCCGGCTTCACCACCTCCGAGCGGGAGCTGAACCCGGCGATCGAGCAGGTGATGCGCACCGCGCCGCGACGGGTCATCGTCTCCAGCTTCGCCAGCCACGTGCACCGCATCCAGCAGGTCCTGGACGCCGCCCACCAGCACGGCCGCAAGGTCGCCTTCGTCGGCCGGTCGATGGTACGCAACATGGGCATCGCCCGTGACCTGGGCTATCTGAAGGTCCCCTCCGGTCTGGTCGTGAGCACGAGGGAGCTGGAGAAGCTCCCGGACCACAAGATCACTCTGGTGTGCACCGGCTCCCAGGGCGAGCCCATGGCCGCGCTGTCACGGATGGCCAACCGCGACCACATGATCCGCATCGGCAAGGGTGACACCGTCCTGCTCGCCAGCTCCCTCATCCCCGGCAACGAGAACGCCATCTACCGGGTGATCAACGGGCTCACCCGGTGGGGCGCCCACGTGGTCCACAAGGGCAACGCCAAGGTGCACGTCTCCGGGCACGCCAGTGCCGGCGAACTCGTCTACTGCTACAACATCGTCAAGCCCCGCAACGTCATGCCCGTGCACGGCGAGTGGCGCCACCTGCGGGCCAACGGCGACCTCGCCATCCGCACCGGTGTCGACGCCGACCGGGTCGTCATCGCCGAGGACGGCGTCGTCGTGGACCTGGTCGACGGGCGCGCGTCCATCACCGGCAAAGTCCCCGCCGGCAACGTCTACGTGGACGGCATGGAAGTCGGCGGCGCCACCGAAGCGTCCCTCAAGGACCGCCTCACCCTCGCCGCCGAAGGCGTGGTCACCGTGGTGGCGATCGTCGACGCGGACACCGGCGCCCTCGCCGAGGCCCCCGACTTCCTGGCCCGGGGCTTCGTCCACGACGACACCACCTTCGAAACGGTCGTCCCCGTCATCGAGAAGACTTTGGCCACCGCCGCCGAGGAAGGCGTCGGGGACGCGCACCAACTCGAACAGCTCCTCGCCCGCGCCGTGGCGAACTGGGCGTTCCGCACCCACCGCCGCAAGCCCCTCATCATCCCCGTCATCATCGACGCCTGA
- a CDS encoding SWIM zinc finger family protein — protein sequence MTTGEQRPGDAARRALRAARERAESERDGGTPDTPETRTPVPADAGDASAPGSPTRAHRPEPDTGEAPKRAYRPAPDTAGTPSEDTPAAEHRPAEQDRSAAQDRSAEAPRPGDIARAALRAAVAAARSTGRGGDAAAAAVDVRPAGGAEHAGAAEVAEAPEVTGGAGATGVAGTEPAPGESPAGGAPAGEPVRGDASAAGTRSAAGEPGDTAEGLAVGDVSQPDTERAPADGAVGPAPESAPTAPPAEARPAEGRPAEGRPGDAARQALRAARSEALRAGPAPGMPRGGRTRARAAGSAARTTPGPERPGGESGTVRAEAAREMRRFLTDAFRMPSWGDTAEETDDTVTPASDTRHTTAHDADSAADAPAPAPAPARGDHPPADPDPAGAAAPRVPTTMATPHRDSELRRTFPALGPGPGSRGAPDPAETWWGNAWIDALERGALDPKRLARGRGYAEQGNVDAITVTPGTVLAYVRGSRPRPYRVQVRLRTLEDDDWERFLDAAADRPGHIAALLDKELPQSLADCGVPLLPGPGDLAPHCSCPDSGHPCKHAAALCYRTARLLDADPFVLLLLRGRGERELLDALSRRSAARAARAAREGSPCSLPGVRATDALAPGGRPPLPAPLPPVPHPEQPPVYPAAPGGPDPFALDQLATDAAARAHALLATGRDPVGELTLWEDAVRLAAARPGSGLTATSRALYATLAQATGRTPADLARAVAAWRQGGLEGLSVLDEPWDPPAGRFDRARPLLLAADLPAFRPWRNRLTHPHGRVQLRLGRDGLWYAYESEPGQDDWWPRGTPDPDPVGALTGLGTPDDL from the coding sequence GTGACCACCGGGGAGCAGCGCCCGGGCGACGCCGCCCGCCGCGCCCTGCGCGCGGCCCGGGAGCGCGCGGAGTCCGAACGGGACGGCGGCACGCCGGACACCCCGGAGACGCGGACACCTGTGCCGGCCGACGCGGGGGACGCCTCGGCGCCCGGGTCGCCGACGCGGGCGCATCGGCCGGAGCCGGACACGGGGGAGGCCCCGAAGCGGGCGTACCGGCCGGCACCGGACACGGCCGGGACGCCGAGCGAGGACACGCCGGCGGCGGAGCACCGGCCGGCGGAGCAGGACAGGTCGGCGGCGCAGGACAGGTCGGCGGAGGCGCCGCGGCCCGGCGACATCGCGAGGGCGGCCCTGCGAGCCGCGGTCGCGGCGGCCCGCTCGACGGGACGGGGCGGGGACGCGGCGGCTGCGGCGGTGGACGTGCGGCCGGCCGGGGGAGCCGAGCACGCCGGGGCAGCCGAGGTGGCCGAAGCACCCGAGGTGACCGGGGGAGCCGGGGCGACCGGCGTGGCCGGGACGGAACCCGCCCCGGGCGAGAGCCCCGCCGGCGGCGCGCCGGCCGGGGAACCGGTGCGCGGGGATGCGTCAGCGGCGGGCACGAGGTCCGCCGCAGGCGAGCCGGGCGATACGGCGGAGGGCCTCGCCGTCGGCGATGTCTCACAGCCGGACACCGAGCGCGCCCCGGCCGACGGCGCGGTCGGCCCGGCCCCCGAGAGCGCCCCCACCGCACCGCCCGCCGAGGCGCGCCCCGCCGAGGGCCGCCCCGCCGAGGGCCGCCCCGGCGACGCCGCCCGGCAGGCGCTGCGCGCGGCCCGCTCGGAGGCGCTGCGCGCCGGGCCCGCGCCGGGCATGCCGCGTGGAGGACGTACCAGGGCACGGGCCGCCGGCTCCGCGGCACGCACCACGCCCGGCCCCGAGCGTCCCGGCGGCGAGTCCGGGACGGTCCGGGCCGAGGCCGCCCGCGAGATGCGGCGATTCCTCACGGACGCCTTCCGCATGCCCTCCTGGGGCGACACCGCCGAAGAGACCGACGACACCGTCACCCCCGCCTCCGACACGCGCCACACCACCGCGCACGACGCGGACTCGGCCGCCGACGCCCCCGCCCCCGCCCCCGCCCCCGCACGAGGCGACCACCCTCCCGCGGACCCCGACCCCGCGGGTGCGGCCGCACCACGGGTCCCCACCACCATGGCCACCCCGCACCGCGACTCCGAACTGCGCCGCACCTTCCCGGCGTTGGGGCCGGGACCGGGTTCCCGGGGGGCTCCGGATCCCGCCGAGACGTGGTGGGGCAACGCCTGGATCGACGCGCTGGAGCGGGGTGCGCTGGACCCCAAGCGGCTCGCCCGCGGCCGGGGTTACGCGGAGCAGGGGAACGTCGACGCGATCACCGTGACCCCCGGGACGGTACTGGCGTACGTGCGCGGCAGCAGACCTCGCCCGTACCGGGTGCAGGTGCGGCTGCGCACGCTGGAGGACGACGACTGGGAGCGGTTCCTGGACGCCGCCGCCGACCGGCCGGGGCACATCGCGGCCCTGCTGGACAAGGAGCTGCCCCAGTCCCTCGCGGACTGCGGTGTGCCCCTGCTGCCCGGGCCCGGCGACCTCGCCCCGCACTGCAGCTGCCCCGACTCCGGTCATCCCTGCAAGCACGCGGCCGCCCTCTGCTACCGGACGGCACGCCTGCTCGACGCCGACCCCTTCGTGCTGCTCCTGCTGCGTGGCCGGGGGGAGAGGGAACTGCTCGACGCGCTCTCGCGCCGCAGCGCCGCCCGCGCGGCCCGGGCGGCGCGGGAGGGTTCGCCGTGCAGCCTGCCCGGCGTCCGTGCCACCGACGCCCTCGCGCCGGGTGGCCGGCCGCCGCTGCCCGCGCCGCTGCCCCCTGTGCCGCACCCCGAGCAGCCCCCGGTGTACCCGGCGGCGCCCGGCGGCCCCGACCCCTTCGCGCTGGACCAGCTCGCGACCGACGCGGCCGCCCGCGCGCACGCGCTGCTCGCCACCGGCCGTGACCCGGTCGGCGAGCTGACGCTCTGGGAGGACGCCGTACGGCTCGCCGCCGCCCGGCCCGGCTCCGGCCTGACCGCGACCAGCCGGGCCCTGTACGCGACGCTCGCGCAGGCCACCGGCCGCACCCCGGCCGACCTGGCCCGCGCGGTGGCCGCCTGGCGCCAGGGCGGTCTGGAGGGCCTGTCCGTCCTCGACGAGCCGTGGGACCCGCCGGCCGGCCGCTTCGACCGGGCCCGCCCGCTGCTGCTCGCCGCCGACCTCCCGGCGTTCCGCCCCTGGCGCAACCGCCTGACCCACCCCCACGGCCGCGTCCAGCTCCGCCTGGGCCGCGACGGCCTCTGGTACGCCTACGAGTCCGAACCCGGCCAGGACGACTGGTGGCCCCGCGGCACCCCGGACCCGGACCCGGTCGGCGCCCTGACGGGCCTCGGCACCCCGGACGATCTGTGA
- a CDS encoding cold-shock protein → MASGTVKWFNAEKGFGFIEQEGGGADVFAHYSNIISNGGFRELQEGQKVSFDVTQGQKGPQAENIVPA, encoded by the coding sequence ATGGCATCTGGCACCGTGAAGTGGTTCAACGCGGAAAAGGGCTTCGGCTTCATCGAGCAGGAGGGCGGCGGCGCTGACGTGTTCGCCCACTACTCGAACATCATCAGCAACGGTGGCTTCCGCGAGCTTCAGGAAGGCCAGAAGGTCAGCTTCGACGTCACTCAGGGCCAGAAGGGCCCGCAGGCCGAGAACATCGTTCCCGCCTGA
- a CDS encoding MerR family transcriptional regulator gives MPAENVSVTGNLDDDDYPAYTMGRAADILGITPAFLRAVGEAGLIAPLRSEGGHRRYSRRQLRIAARARGLVDQGTPVEAACRIVSLEDQLDDALRTNQEIRRKLDEHGADI, from the coding sequence ATGCCAGCTGAGAACGTCTCCGTCACCGGCAACCTCGACGATGACGACTATCCCGCCTACACCATGGGGCGGGCCGCGGACATTCTCGGTATCACCCCGGCCTTTCTCCGCGCCGTCGGCGAGGCCGGGCTGATCGCTCCGCTGCGTTCGGAAGGCGGCCACCGCCGCTACTCCCGCCGCCAGTTGCGCATCGCCGCCCGCGCTCGCGGGCTTGTCGACCAGGGCACCCCCGTCGAGGCCGCGTGCCGCATCGTCTCCCTCGAAGACCAGCTCGACGACGCCCTGCGCACGAACCAGGAAATACGCCGGAAGCTGGACGAGCACGGCGCGGATATCTAG
- a CDS encoding ferredoxin reductase encodes MTSAALRSRAWKLLEMVTTPLLPSDYLDLVSPLRAGADLRGRIEAVHPETDDAATVVIRPGRGWRGHTAGQYMRIGVDVDGVRLWRAYSITSPTNRQDGRVTITVKAIPDGKVSNHLVRRVKSGTLIQLDQATGDFVLPQARPAKVLHLTAGSGITPVMGMLRDIEFDDVVMVHCAPRPQDVIFRDELHDLVADRKLRLIEVHTDTDGMLDIARLDELVPDWAERETWACGPAGLLDAAEEHWSGHGVQERLHTERFRPGVAVAGDGCGGGEVTFRATGKTVDADGATPLLDVGEEAGVLMPSGCRMGICFGCVTPLKAGAVRDLRTGEITEAEPGVLIQTCVSAAAGPCVIER; translated from the coding sequence ATGACGAGTGCAGCCCTTCGCAGCAGGGCGTGGAAACTGCTGGAGATGGTCACGACGCCGCTGCTGCCGTCGGACTACCTCGACCTGGTCAGCCCCCTGCGTGCGGGCGCTGACCTGCGGGGGCGCATCGAGGCCGTGCACCCCGAGACGGATGACGCCGCGACTGTCGTGATCAGGCCGGGACGGGGCTGGCGCGGCCACACAGCCGGTCAGTACATGCGGATCGGGGTCGATGTCGACGGGGTGCGCCTGTGGCGTGCCTACTCCATCACCTCGCCGACGAACCGCCAGGACGGCCGCGTCACGATCACCGTGAAGGCGATCCCGGACGGCAAGGTCAGCAACCACCTGGTCCGCAGGGTGAAATCGGGCACGTTGATCCAGCTCGACCAGGCGACCGGTGACTTCGTGCTGCCGCAGGCCAGGCCCGCCAAGGTGCTCCACCTGACGGCCGGCAGCGGCATCACCCCCGTGATGGGCATGCTGCGCGACATCGAGTTCGACGACGTCGTCATGGTCCACTGCGCGCCGCGGCCGCAGGACGTGATCTTCCGCGACGAACTGCACGATCTGGTCGCGGACAGGAAGCTGCGGCTCATCGAGGTGCACACCGACACGGACGGCATGCTCGACATCGCCCGTCTCGACGAACTCGTGCCCGACTGGGCCGAGCGCGAGACCTGGGCTTGCGGGCCCGCAGGCCTGCTCGACGCCGCCGAAGAGCACTGGAGCGGGCACGGCGTCCAGGAGCGCCTGCACACCGAACGCTTCCGCCCCGGCGTCGCCGTCGCCGGCGACGGATGCGGCGGCGGCGAGGTCACGTTCCGCGCCACCGGCAAGACCGTCGACGCGGACGGCGCTACGCCGTTGCTGGACGTCGGCGAGGAGGCCGGCGTGCTCATGCCGTCCGGGTGCCGCATGGGCATCTGCTTCGGCTGCGTGACGCCGCTCAAGGCGGGCGCCGTCCGCGACCTGCGCACCGGCGAGATCACCGAGGCCGAGCCGGGCGTCCTCATCCAGACCTGTGTGTCCGCCGCGGCGGGCCCTTGCGTCATCGAACGGTAG
- a CDS encoding DEAD/DEAH box helicase, whose protein sequence is MSGGTPAVAERTGGTPGTGNPVPVRLASVYLPAPVPREGRVAFWDPDGGPLPDAATEDLTVVRRHGSGVRRRQVPALTLPLAEALPLLVRARRDPAAHPATACWGAAALHALRLVARGRLLPGLTPSGHDAWRAGPLEPADIAHLRAVAAALPPEGHAVPLPEPGPLRLPEPEALVRSFLDAVADTLPRTPAAHLTSGRPFAAREPQPLPAAHDWAAEVAAGMDAGVRISLRLDLSAYDVFDAGTADGARAAGAALVQVHSLADPTLVADAAALWAGDADAAFGPRARVDAALAVRRAARVWPPLDRLTEQDVPDVLALSEEELGDLLGVAAGRLAAAGVAVHWPRDLARDLAATAVVRPAPGSATDGTGFFESEDLLQFRWQLALGGDPLSEAEMDALAEAHRPVVRLRDRWVLVDPALVRKARKRELGLLDPVDALSVALTGTAEIDGESVEAVPVGALAALRDRLTAGLHPADPPAGLAATLRDYQRRGLAWLDQMTSLGLGGCLADDMGLGKTVTLIALHLERARPEPTLVVCPASLLGNWQREITKFAPGVPVRRFHGPDRTLDGLAGGFVLTTYGTMRSTAPQLAEQSWGMIVADEAQHVKNPYSATAKALRTVPAPARVALTGTPVENNLSELWALLDWTTPGLLGPLKSFRARHARAVENGEDAEAVERLARLVRPFLLRRRKSDPGIVPELPPKTETDHPVPLTREQAALYEAVVRESMLAIESAEGIGRRGLVLKLLGALKQICDHPALYLKEDPPADRLAARSGKLALLDELLDTLLAEDGSALVFTQYVGMARLITAHLSARAVPVDLLHGGTPVPERERMVDRFQDGETPVLVLSLKAAGTGLNLTRAGHVVHFDRWWNPAVEEQATDRAYRIGQTQPVQVHRLVTEGTVEDRIAEMLESKRALADAVLGSGESALTELTDRELSDLVSLRRTA, encoded by the coding sequence ATGAGCGGCGGCACGCCGGCGGTGGCGGAGCGCACGGGAGGCACCCCCGGGACCGGGAACCCGGTCCCGGTGCGCCTCGCGTCCGTCTACCTGCCCGCGCCCGTCCCGCGCGAGGGCCGCGTCGCCTTCTGGGACCCCGACGGCGGCCCCCTGCCCGACGCCGCCACCGAGGACCTCACGGTCGTCCGCCGGCACGGCTCGGGCGTGCGCCGGCGGCAGGTCCCCGCGCTCACCCTGCCGCTCGCCGAGGCGCTGCCGCTGCTGGTCCGGGCCCGCCGCGACCCGGCCGCCCACCCCGCCACGGCCTGCTGGGGCGCCGCCGCCCTGCACGCGCTGCGGCTGGTCGCCCGCGGCCGCCTGCTGCCCGGCCTCACCCCGAGCGGCCACGACGCCTGGCGGGCCGGCCCGCTCGAACCGGCCGACATCGCCCACCTGCGTGCGGTCGCCGCGGCGCTGCCCCCCGAGGGCCACGCCGTCCCGCTGCCGGAACCGGGCCCGCTGCGGCTGCCCGAGCCGGAGGCCCTGGTCCGTTCCTTCCTGGACGCGGTCGCCGACACCCTGCCCCGCACCCCGGCCGCCCACCTCACCTCGGGACGCCCGTTCGCGGCCCGCGAGCCCCAGCCGCTGCCCGCCGCCCACGACTGGGCCGCCGAGGTCGCCGCCGGCATGGACGCGGGCGTACGGATCTCGCTCCGCCTCGACCTCTCCGCGTACGACGTCTTCGACGCCGGCACCGCCGACGGCGCGCGCGCCGCCGGAGCCGCGCTCGTCCAGGTGCACAGCCTCGCCGACCCCACCCTGGTGGCCGACGCGGCGGCCCTGTGGGCGGGGGACGCGGACGCCGCCTTCGGCCCCCGCGCCCGCGTGGACGCCGCACTCGCCGTGCGGCGAGCGGCCCGGGTCTGGCCACCCCTCGACCGGCTCACCGAACAGGACGTCCCGGACGTCCTCGCCCTGTCCGAGGAGGAACTGGGGGACCTGCTCGGCGTGGCCGCCGGCCGGCTGGCCGCCGCCGGCGTCGCCGTGCACTGGCCCCGGGACCTCGCCCGTGACCTCGCCGCCACCGCCGTGGTCCGGCCCGCGCCCGGCTCGGCGACCGACGGCACCGGATTCTTCGAGAGCGAGGACCTGCTGCAGTTCCGCTGGCAGCTCGCGCTCGGCGGGGACCCGCTCAGCGAGGCCGAGATGGACGCGCTCGCCGAGGCCCACCGGCCCGTCGTACGGCTCCGTGACCGCTGGGTGCTCGTCGACCCCGCCCTGGTCCGCAAGGCCCGCAAGCGCGAACTGGGCCTGCTCGACCCGGTCGACGCGCTGTCCGTCGCCCTCACCGGCACCGCCGAGATCGACGGCGAGAGCGTCGAGGCCGTCCCCGTGGGCGCGCTGGCCGCCCTGCGCGACCGCCTCACGGCCGGCCTGCACCCGGCCGATCCGCCCGCCGGCCTCGCCGCCACCCTGCGCGACTACCAGCGGCGCGGCCTGGCCTGGCTCGACCAGATGACCTCCCTCGGCCTCGGCGGCTGCCTCGCCGACGACATGGGGCTCGGCAAGACCGTCACGCTCATCGCCCTGCACCTCGAGCGCGCCCGCCCCGAACCGACCCTCGTGGTCTGCCCCGCCTCCCTGCTGGGCAACTGGCAGCGCGAGATCACGAAGTTCGCGCCCGGCGTCCCGGTCCGCCGCTTCCACGGCCCCGACCGCACCCTCGACGGCCTGGCCGGCGGCTTCGTCCTCACCACGTACGGCACGATGCGCTCCACCGCGCCCCAGCTCGCCGAGCAGTCCTGGGGCATGATCGTCGCCGACGAGGCCCAGCACGTGAAGAACCCCTACTCGGCCACCGCCAAGGCGCTGCGCACCGTCCCGGCCCCCGCGCGCGTGGCCCTCACCGGCACCCCGGTGGAGAACAACCTCTCCGAACTGTGGGCCCTGCTCGACTGGACCACCCCCGGGCTCCTCGGCCCGCTGAAGTCCTTCCGTGCCCGGCACGCGCGCGCGGTGGAGAACGGCGAGGACGCGGAGGCGGTGGAGCGCCTGGCCCGGCTGGTCCGCCCCTTCCTCCTGCGGCGCAGGAAGTCCGACCCCGGCATCGTCCCCGAGCTGCCGCCCAAGACCGAGACGGACCACCCGGTGCCGCTCACCCGCGAGCAGGCCGCGCTGTACGAGGCGGTGGTGCGCGAGTCGATGCTGGCCATCGAGTCGGCGGAGGGCATCGGCCGCCGGGGCCTGGTCCTCAAGCTGCTCGGCGCCCTCAAGCAGATCTGCGACCACCCGGCGCTGTACCTGAAGGAGGACCCGCCCGCCGACCGGCTCGCGGCCCGCTCCGGCAAGCTCGCCCTGCTCGACGAACTGCTGGACACCCTGCTCGCCGAGGACGGCTCCGCCCTCGTCTTCACGCAGTACGTCGGCATGGCCCGCCTCATCACCGCCCACCTGTCCGCCCGCGCGGTTCCCGTCGACCTCCTGCACGGCGGCACCCCCGTGCCGGAGCGCGAGCGCATGGTCGACCGCTTCCAGGACGGCGAGACCCCGGTCCTGGTGCTGTCCCTGAAAGCGGCCGGCACCGGCCTGAACCTCACCCGCGCCGGCCATGTCGTCCACTTCGACCGCTGGTGGAACCCGGCCGTCGAGGAACAGGCCACCGACCGCGCCTACCGCATCGGCCAGACCCAGCCCGTCCAGGTCCACCGCCTGGTCACCGAGGGCACGGTCGAGGACCGCATCGCCGAGATGCTGGAGTCCAAGCGCGCCCTGGCCGACGCCGTCCTCGGCTCCGGCGAGTCGGCCCTGACCGAACTGACCGACCGTGAACTGTCCGACCTGGTCTCCCTGCGGAGGACCGCGTGA
- a CDS encoding fatty acid desaturase family protein: MTAIDPTAHLTAEQIEELGRELDAIRDEVIASRGEKDAAYIRKVISAQRKLELVSRGVLLFSLFPPAWVLGTAGLSVAKIMDNMEIGHNVLHGQWDWMRDPKIHSTTWEWDHVSPADQWKHSHNELHHTYTNVLGKDNDLGYGIMRVDEDQEWHPLHLGQPLWNFVNACFFEYGIAAYDLELGENLHKRRRKNPEFRARARAVGRKIRNQVLKDYVIHPLLSGPSFLTTLAATFTANLVRNIWSHSVIMCGHFPEGVQVFERRSIKDETRGQWYLRQMMGSANISGSRAMHFMTGNLSHQIEHHLFPDLPSNRYAEVAVKVRALFEKYELEYVTGPLPRQVFSAWRKVFRLSLPNRKPGIKTPDRERELVAA, translated from the coding sequence TTGACCGCCATCGACCCCACCGCCCACCTGACCGCCGAGCAGATCGAGGAGCTCGGCCGCGAGCTGGACGCGATCCGCGACGAGGTGATCGCCAGCCGCGGAGAGAAGGACGCCGCCTACATCCGCAAGGTGATCTCGGCGCAGCGCAAGCTCGAGCTGGTCAGCAGGGGAGTGCTGCTGTTCTCGCTCTTCCCGCCCGCGTGGGTGCTCGGCACCGCCGGTCTGTCCGTGGCGAAGATCATGGACAACATGGAGATCGGCCACAACGTCCTGCACGGCCAGTGGGACTGGATGCGGGACCCGAAGATCCACTCCACCACCTGGGAATGGGACCACGTCTCACCGGCCGACCAGTGGAAGCACTCCCACAACGAGCTGCATCACACGTACACCAACGTGCTCGGTAAGGACAACGACCTCGGCTACGGCATCATGCGCGTCGACGAGGACCAGGAGTGGCATCCCCTCCACCTCGGTCAGCCGCTGTGGAACTTCGTCAACGCCTGCTTCTTCGAGTACGGCATCGCGGCGTACGACCTGGAGCTCGGCGAGAACCTGCACAAGCGGCGCCGCAAGAACCCGGAGTTCCGCGCGCGGGCCAGGGCCGTGGGCCGCAAGATCCGCAATCAGGTACTCAAGGACTACGTGATCCACCCGCTGCTGTCGGGCCCGTCGTTCCTCACCACGCTCGCCGCCACGTTCACCGCGAACCTGGTCCGCAACATCTGGTCCCACTCCGTGATCATGTGCGGGCACTTCCCCGAGGGCGTACAGGTCTTCGAGCGCCGGTCGATCAAGGACGAGACGCGCGGCCAGTGGTACCTGCGCCAGATGATGGGCTCGGCGAACATCAGCGGCAGCAGGGCCATGCACTTCATGACCGGCAACCTGTCGCACCAGATCGAGCACCACCTGTTCCCGGACCTGCCGAGCAACCGGTACGCCGAGGTCGCGGTGAAGGTGCGCGCGCTGTTCGAGAAGTACGAGCTGGAGTACGTCACCGGACCGCTGCCCAGACAGGTGTTCTCCGCGTGGCGCAAGGTCTTCCGGCTCTCGCTGCCGAACAGGAAGCCCGGGATCAAGACGCCGGACCGTGAGCGGGAGCTCGTCGCCGCCTGA